The Clarias gariepinus isolate MV-2021 ecotype Netherlands chromosome 26, CGAR_prim_01v2, whole genome shotgun sequence sequence aggatcagctcatgctagtaattGTTATTGTagtcaataataattaaaaataatattttctcagccgtattttgaattattattgactacaataataattaaaatgagtaacAAGTTTACTAGCCTGAGCTATGCTGCCTTTGATTTAATTCCAGTTTATCTGTTTAGTTGATTGCCATCCACTTGGCTCGGGtatagaaggggagaggtgttggtcaacATCATCCCGGACCtgctgctggatccagactcactgtccctgaccagtGGCGGACTGACCATCTGGAGTACCAGgcgttttcccggtgggccgctggccaatgCGGGCCAGCTCAATCAGTACGCAAACCATAATATTGACCtgaaaaaggctgataaagTTATTGTGCTGAACGCTATTgttggctctgagctctttttttcccccggcTATCCGGCGCAAAGCggcacagtttgtgtgcatgtgaatgtattgTAATCGTATTCCACATGTGTAATTCACTTGTAATTTACACAGGGAGAGATTTGGATCATTTCTCAATAcagcaaagaataaataattgccatggattaaaatggaaaaaaaagaaaaggtggagctgaaaattTACGCGacaaagaaaaagctttaaaagcagatgctgtAAAATTCCTAAAATTAGCAGATAATGCCTTTGAGGGGAAATTGCAGTTCCGCGGGCTCTGACAGCTCTAATAGTATATTGGGACATATTAgtgaaacaaagaaaaggaTATCAagactaacattttttttttaactgtaaagaCAATATTTGAAAAGAGAATGACaacaaaactgaacaggtaagcttaaataaaagcattagcagcattagctcatgctagtaaactagttacttattttaattattatggtagtcaatattaattcgaaataatgctgagaaacattattttaaattattattgactaccataataattactaacacgagttaatgctgctactgattttaattcagcttacctgttcagtttgattgccattcttttcaaTCGGCTCTGGTAGACCAGGgaagaggtgttggtcatcataaCCCCTGTGAATCGTTCAtgatatctcacaaacaaaaaggccaatttgtcttttcctcaagtgtttaggtgaaattccacccatacaagtgtaacaaatatgcatagaaaaaaaaaacaggaattggcaaatactttttcatggcactgcacattgTTCCACATgtgagttatagcactttcaaaattatactaactatacactgatatgaataagtTTGAATGATGTATGatttttaacacccttgtgactcaataagagacaatgcaaagaatattttctaacagcctataaaagatacattttggcagtattgtcttgcatcttttaaaataataataataaaaaatcacaatactgtcaaaatgtttcattttgctgacaaactgtttataagcctcccggatctctgtgagactggtgctatgggacactgaaaatattgtctttattcgtagttttatatattgtttgtCTTATTGACCCTATGATACTTtacgtttttgtattttattatagttttatacTAGTAAATAGTTGTAAAAATTAATCTCCAATTATTATTAATCTGCTTAAAGAAATTCACTGTATCGAGAAAGTGTCAATATCTCTCCCTccgtaaattaaaagtgaaaatgtcgggggacggggggggggggggggggggggtggggggggggtgtttcaGAACAGGGATGGAACAGACCAAACTAATTCATATTGAGGGAGGGCAATACATGCGCATGCACAgtaacataaaacacacactttttgtcGGCGGCGCTCGTGCGATCGACTCACTCATCCATATGCGTAAAGAGATGCAATAGTATGGTTTCAttcattgttttatatatatatatatatatatatatatatatatatatatatatatatatatatatagtctatatttgcgtactgactgggctcTGAATAAATGAACATCTAAACTGTACTGGCAACAAGAGCCGTTCGAGGCTATCCACTGGTCCATCACACGTCTTCCAACAAGTGATAATAGAACACACTGAGGAATAAAATCTGCCACAAACATCCTGTGTGTGCGGCATTAAATAGGAATAATAACATCGGTTAATTCAGTGCCTCATACAGTATGCCCATATGTAATTGAAGAGTTCATGGTAGCTGCgttctatatatttattattataagaaattACTTCAAAATGTTACTAAATAGTCGTTCTCTTTTCTGGCGGCTCCATTCATAAATAATAGCTGTGGAACAAGGCCGCGCAGGATGCTGATTGGTCACGCCGTTTGTGACGTCATTGGTCACGCCACACCCAGGGAAACGGCACAGGTCTCATTTGGACCCGCCCCTTCTACTGATACTGTTACAAGCATCGGAGCTTCCAGTTAAACGTAACAATACTACACTAAGCAGAGTGCACGACTGTTTCCGTGACTACTGAATGAATCAGTGATGAAAAGAAATCATTAACTACACTTCTACCACGAAGGTGTCCTACAGCAGCCGTCACAGACTTATTCTGACAGACTCGTTGTAATTTTATAGCTGTAGTGGTAAGAGAAACTCTGCTAATTATTCGCCtataactaaaatgttttatttccttctacACATTGTTTAACCAGGATgtgaaaaatgcttttattgcaAAAATGTTAATATGTTTTATGAGTTCTTAGATCCCTGccaggttagcactgtggcctcataccttcagggtcgagggtttgattcccacctcagctctgtgtgtgtgtgtgtgtgtgtgtgtgtgtggcagttgTATGTTCTCTCCTTGCTTGGTGGGATTTCTCCAGGTAtttgtttcctctcacagttcaaaattatgcagattaggttaattggtgtctCACAGTTCAAAattatgcagattaggttaattggtggtCATAAATTGCccgtgttttgtttttttgtcctgtgatggattggcaccctgtcctgtgTAACACTGCCTTTTGCCCAAAGTCCCTGTTTTTGTGGTTTACCCTCCTTTACGTTTGGTTCTTTCAGTCCACTGGCACCAGTGCAAACCAGAGCTACTAACAAGAGAAACATGACAGTGTTTGCTACAGGACTTATGATTGGTAAGATTAGTAAAGTAGTATGAGCACCTCTTTACAGAGGGCATACCTGATTGTTTTTGACTGTATTAATGATTTACTTCTTTTGATTTTTCTGTAGTTAAACCGCACTGCTGGGAtgttgatttttaaaacatgtacatTTGCCTGATCTTTGCTTAAATAGGGGATACTGAAGCAGAGGATgcagttcaaaaagaaaaaagaaaggccCGCTATAGACAGGACCTGCTGGAGCAAATAGCGGAAAAtgacagaaaaaggaaaaagtgggTGCATTGAGGGATGTGTAATaggcctatatattttttttcaaacatctTGTGCATTTGATGCAGCTTAAGGCAAATTACACATATCTTGTCACTTTAAGCAAAAACACATCGATTTGTCTTTTACGTGGTTTAGCTGATAAGTGATTGTGAAATGAAATAGATTGAAAATGTTTGTTGTAACATCTAATATTATTCTTGATCATTGTATTTTGTAGGGAAAAGGAACTCAAATGGAAAGTTGCTGCTACAGGAGCTATTGACCCGGAGAAAGAGGTATTATGTGAAGTAATTCCGTAAAACCTCCAGTGTGGGTAGTTGCTTAAGCATGCGGCCTTGTGCTGGGGGGCCAAGgcctttttattgtatttacaaCATGTAAAAACATGATCTGCATTTTTTTGGGAATCCAatcctgtttttgtttacaataattcattaaaaaacataatacaacatgctttttgttttgatttatgACTGTGTACCTGCCTGATCTCCTACAGCCTGACAGGATTAAGCAGTTTGGTTCTGCAAGAAGGGAGCATGAGGGCAGGAGACAGGATGCACGCCTTACAATAAGCACTGGGGTCAGAACAAGTGGCATTACAACCTTCAGTGAGAACTTTTACAACGGTCTCTCTGGAGCTATTGGAGAAATGGTTCCCCCCAGGTGTGATTTATAAATCCAGGTTTACATTTTCTAGGGTTGTTTTACCTGATCTTAGGTTTAAGAGAAGAGTGTCCGAAGTGTTGTGTTTtaagattaattaaaagaagattTGTTAATCATGAAACATCTTCAGATATTTGTCATTTTGTGTCATCTGTGTAAATTAACATcattaatgtttaacatttttatgacTATGAGTAGAAGTTAAAAATATCAGCATCAAGACCAGAATTTCAATATTGTATGGACTTTAATTTTCCATCATAATGTTGGAGCAGAGTTTCAGTTGTACATCAGTTCATGCCTTATGACTTCCTGTACATTCTGTGTCCTATAAATTAGAATAATCGCTATTCTTTCTTTAGACCATCATCACACCATGGCATTTCTTCCCCTGAAATTGGAGCGTATCTTTCTGATAGGCATGTTGAAAGCTACAGGGATGCTCTGAAACAACaggtaaaatataaagtacataTGCATGTGATATGTACTTCAGGCTAAGCACTATTAGGTTACCtgtagttcttaaaaaaaaactgaagactTGCTTCTCCACATTAGTCAGCAAATTcaggtttatttttctttcttttctgactGATCACAGTGGCATTATGAGCAGGAATGTAGTTCATTATAAATCAGTCAGTGTAGTCCTGAATTCCTAAATGGTACCATTGGAGTACTTTGATAACAAGAAAAGAGGAGACAGCCAGTCAGGCTAATGATCAGTGTTTTGATAGGAAGAGATCAGGCAGGAGTGGCGTCAGCATTGTCGTAAGCTAATGGAAAACCCAGAGGCATGCTTAGACTAGTATAATGCCCTACTTAATTCTATCGggtcaaaataataatttagaaaCACTGAGTTATAATATGTGAAAACTCATATGGTTGTGTCCTGCCACAGATTGAAGAGAGGCAGGAAAGGAGCAAATGGGAGTGGGAGGAGAATGAAAGGCACAAGCCTAAATTTGAGGCAGAGATGAAAGCCTATGAGCCGTGGGAAAGAGGAGGAGCTGGGAGCCGATTTAGGGATGACCGAGGAAACCTCATCAGTAAGTCTTTTTCAATCAGTTTAACTTGGGTGATGAGTCACCTTTATGTAATAAAGCTGTTATGAATGTGCATTACTCGATATTTAATCACAGATACTGACATACGTTTAGGAACAAAACAAGATTTCTTGCAAGGTTCTGTTGTTATGTTTTATGAAACTTTACAGCATTGATGGTGGCCTCATTTACTTTGCATCTAAACTAAAGGGATAGTGCAATCACTTTAATTGTTGATTTTAAGGATGCAAAAATATTGATTATCTTTaaaatttcacaattttttaGAGTATTGTTTATAAAGTACAATTTTTAATTCGCACTCATACAGTTTATAGACATTACAGCAAGTAGTTGTTGCAGCTAAATTAGTACTTAAAAAAGACCGGGCTTGTCTTTATGGATGCGTTTTATGAGGTTTTTTTTGGTACATTTAGATGTCTGGGGTCTGCTGGTGTAACATACCACTCAGGACAGGAATTATATTAAAAGGCTTTAACATTAACCCAGCTTTAACCTTATACATACACATTATCATGAGAAGGTATGTAGATTtcattgagtgtgtgtttgtgtctcttaGATGGACCCTCTGAAGTGTATCAGTCACCTGATTTTCCAGCTAGAACACATTACAGTGCAGTACACTACAGCTCTGTGGCAGAGCAGAAAGAACGAGAGGAGCTCGAGTTCATGAGAAAGGCGGGGCTCCAGCATCAACCTGAGCCTGCGCAAGCTAACCATAGACACAGAAATCTCCACCATAAACCTGATAGGTTTGTTTCAGTAATAAACACATGGTTCTCCAGTTGCATTTGCATATTATTTCTTCAGATCGGGTTTGCAGTTGATGATTTGTGCTGCCATAGATGAGCAACTTCATTAAGCTGATTTGTATTTCTACTGAAAAGGTTTACTCAGGGAACAAGACAAGCCGAGGTTTCTACCATCACCGTAATAAAGAGCACCAACAAAGAGAAAACAGATAGAATCCACTGCCACTGATTGAGGGCGATTACACTactgtaattgtattttttaatacaattaaaaaaggtTTCTGCAAAAGTGAAATTAAAGTTTCTTTAGTAATTAATGAAGTAGTGCCCAGATTAATCCTCTGTTTTCTctattaatcttttattttgtgttcactTGGGAAAATTTTGGGAATGTATACTATGCTagattttacactttatttataCGTGAAAGAGATGGAGTCAGCCAGTGTGTACAGGAATGAATAAGATTTATTAGTGAGCTTGCTGAACAGAAGCATCGATCTGTAGGAAGATGGGAAAAGTGCAGATCAGAGCTTTCTGAGGTGTTTCTTTGAGCCTTTGGCTGTGagatattattatacatattatgATGCATTTCATAAGCCAACTTACTTCAGTGAGAAATGTACCGGCTTCTTCTTGTGGTTTACCTGCTTTAGCTGGTCTAGCTATTTGCTGTTAAGCTGCTGCTTGTGATTATCTGCACCAACTTAGCAGAGTGTTGTCAAGCaggattaaaacatttataaggaCAGCAAATAATtagttttgtttctgtttggCTCATGGGCTGAACGCAGAAAGTGTTATTTTCTCTTACCTAGTGTTAAATATAGGCATGAGTTTACTGTTTGTTTCAAAACCCTGTAGCTTCTCCTTCTTTTGAGCAATCTGTTTTGCTTTGATTgtcattaattataaaatgcGTCCAATTTATTCcattttgtataatttgttCATGAacgtttaatattttttatgacaaCCAGTAGAAGTAAAGAATATCGACTTCTGTCCTTACTCTGGTCTCAGCATCAAGTTAAAACAGACTTCCAGTTGTACATCAGTTCATGCCTTATAAATGCCAATATATTCCGTGTTCCATAAATGATAACAATCGCTCTTCTTTCTTTAGGCAATTATCACAGCATGGCATTTATTCCTCTGGAATTGGATCATATCCTTCTGATAGCCACCACTGTCCTAAAGAACATGTTGAAAACTACAGGGATGAACTTAAACAACaggtaaaatataaagtatgtaAGCATCTGAACTCCACTGCAGGTGACCTATAGCTCTGTAAATATTGAAGATATTGGTCAggaaattcagtttttttttttctttgcgaCTGATCACCCTGGCATTATTAGCAGAAATTGAGTTCATTAGTCTTAATCAGTCAGTGTAGTCCTGAAATCCTAAATGGTGAGTATCTTTGGATTACTATgatgagaggagaagagagacaGTCAGTCAGGCTAATGATTACAGTGTTTTGATAGGAAGAAATCAAGCAGAAGTGGCGTCAGCATTGCTGTAAGCTAATGGAAAACCCAGAGGCATACTAACACAATGGCCTACATCATTGTCATAATGTCTAAATATTTAAGAAACATcaagttttatatacagtatgtaaaagaaaggttttgtctgtacattggttgCTACTGTACAACATTTGTTTAGAATTCGATATTTCGATATTCGATCTTTTTTAGATATAACATTTCATCTATTGGATGACCATATCATACATTGTCTTGCGtcaaaataatgatttaaaaacattaagttaTGATGTGATAAAACTTTATATGGTTGTTTTCTGAGGCTGAACTGGCGGCAGAAATGAAAGCTTATGAACCGAGGGGAGGAGAAGAAACTTGGGCTCCACTTATGGTTGACCAAGGAAACCTCATCAGTAAGTATTTTTCAATCAGTTTAACTGGCCTTATGAGTTTCCTTTATGTTGTAAAGTTGTTACTGTATGGATGTGCAGATCtcggttttctttttttttacaatgcagtactatataatatatatataagtaatagATATCACTGACTGGTGCTAGTACCCATCATTAACGGATAaatagtttgtagaaataggtaaaaggttaaagctaaaaataagctgatcagcttttaGATACTCAGCGAAATTATTATTTCAGAATCATGTAACAGACGAGCCATAGCAAAAGGACACTAAGCTCACAGTTCGTCCCACAGTGTCAGAAACTGCTTAAATCtttttgaaatataaaataacttgCCAAAGATGAGTGTGTGATTCTAGGCATGAAGTTTATACAGTAAGTTGAAACTGGAAACTTTAAGTTCACTTACTTGTAATAACTtaaatcagtggttctcaaacattttctgtcattccccacttgagagggtgggcgaattttcaagccccacttgtcaacaaaatgataacgaaaacggccaagtgtactatttattgaaatatcaatttctaaaccgataagatcaaataacaccaagttcaaaactaaaatacacgtgcaattgttataacaggcttacttcgtcacttatctagagctttctttcaaaaaaagatgttgtcgataagtgtcttcctactttgtctcatgctgtctgctgccagcggtttaagacacaaaacacacagaggtctctcctctgccctcaccatccccaccatgaattcaagcgcaacataggcttcatcatgttttcctttcggctggatctTTGGTTGATtgggctgatagtgctgaatcacctgcttatttgtggtccatgtaacaaatgtatccattgatgttattatgctcactacatacagtacgctactgtgttattgtctaaaatgcccccgacttaggccacggattgcccacctaaattcataggtttatggtttacaaattacaaattataacaaatgaatttaattataaagtaagcaatataaaaaaaaggttgtatagggggcaaaatatataaattatatattttttcatataccacatgtatatttttatattgcttattttataataaaaataatttcctgtaatttttcaccacaaacaatatttagtgtaatttgtgataaataatttgttatttgtacattgacaaacccctgcaaaataaatgtgccataaaataatcattctgggggatttgtattaatcgtctcgaagtgtgtcacgtgcctagggttaattataatagtaataatatatttgattataataaacctttgaatgtatgtcctaatataatatttgatagagattatgtaggggggcaatccgtggcagggggcactttagcgcataacacctgtttgtgacggcggtaaagttagtttgatattcgcatctccgaattcaatagctgcgtaaataaacccgcaaaaaagatacccacatatatttcctctctacattgtctttaagctacatccgccttaaattatacatgtttaaaagcataaacaccattattctctacggcgcaacgaatgatttagggatcatcgcaaaatgccgcacaccaacaaaaagcgtagaatgatattgatcttcccttctgttcagcgcctgaaggattaaaaagcaactttgttgccgcactagaaactagaaatgccagactagtactgcctgataaaatattaatgtttaacaaaaacacagaaacatcagcatacacattggaataaatgaaattacatatataataccgaatgtttccttatatattgttcctctgcaatcaacatgccgacgttaaaccgttattgttgcactatggttccactttttctctgatgttattttaatttacttgtattaataatccatttctttgtgtgtcattatttagtttcgagtgtctgataaagaaaataaagattaaaaaaatcaataaagaaaagcatgaattagaataggtactttcctattattttccactaattccctcccgttcattgcgccccacctgtcatatctctattccccactagtggggcgcgccccacactttgagaaccactgacttAAATGAACTATGCAAGTTCAATATGAAAGGCGACAGCAACTATTTCTTGGCTTGCATCTGTTTGAGGAAAGGGAAGGATTTTCTTTTTAGCTTAACTATTTCGACTAAATTAGTGAGTgcttgatttaaattttatcgACTTAATggtatttaacaaaaacaaaatccttTAATGGATAAATAACTTTGCATCTAATTAAGCATGGATttctcacttctcaccttttgcAGTTTTCTCCTTCACTCAGCCCTTACCACACGCAAAAGCAAAGTTTAGTAAGCTCCAGATGCTTCAGCACCTCCTTGAGCAAGAGAAAGACAGGGAAAGTCTGAAACAGCAGGTACAGAACATTACCCATCACTCATTTATCACATGCTTCTAAACTTGCCTCTAATAGGACTGACATGATACTGTGGGCAAAACCAGATAGAGGAGAAGCAAATGATGACGGCAGAGAGGAGAGAGCGACTGAGACTAGGGATGAAGCGAAAGGTGGAGTGACTGGCTGAAGAGACCGCTCCCATGAAAAGGCAGTTTAAGGAAATGAATAGGCGCAGGGGGATGGAAGACATAAAGGCCTTGATTTATAACTAAATGGTTTCATTAGTTTATTTCAGGCATAAAGTAtatttgcatgtactgtagcgGTATTCTACGGCAAAGATCAATTGAATACCTGAATAATCATTTGGTAAATGATTACCAAATATAAAATGACTACCTGGTTATTAACAGGCTCAATTTTACAAGCCACAACACCAAGAACATATCGAAAGTTTTGCCCAAAGGTAATTGTCatgtgtataattatttttaaaaaattcagtaAGATTATCTACCTAGTTGAAAATGTTTGGGTTTATTTTAGCAAAGATTTATAAGCCATTAATTAGAGAAAAAAACTAGAAAATGTGCAGTGTGTTTTTCCATCTGATCTGTCTATTTCCACCCCCCAAGCAGGAGAGATACGGAGAAAGTCTGAAACAGCAGATACAGAATATTTCCCATCACACATTGACCACATGATTCTGAAACTGACTTAGTTGTTTCAGGTTAGTATTTGTCCTCTTTGCAGCAAAAAGCCAGAAACGAGGAGTTGATTTGGGAAGCTGAGAAGCGGCACGGAGAggcagaaaaaaagaggaaagagaaagaaaagaagccAAACGTAGGGAAATCCTGGCTCAAGAAGGCTTGTCTTATTATTGGCACATTAATTGTTTGGTATTTACTAGAACATTTGTGGTTGTACTAAAGGTACAAGATATTATGTGAACCCAAAGAAATTTAGGACACATTCTCCACATTCAAATTTTAAGGATTtcaccaaaaaacaaataattttcagtagagaaaaagcaaaaaagtttATTGAAAACTAACGTAGACAGTCAAAGTCTTACCAGccccttattttaaatgggatTTGTTTGacccaatttttatttaatattcaatacTGTAGATATACGTTAATTTGTTTGGCCTAGTGGTTTGGTAACTCCCAGTTCCATACTTTCCCCCCATCTTATCTCATCTTTTACTAATTATTTATTCGTGTCTgggttgcttttatttttttttaccattttaggCTTTTGgaggggtcttaacatgctcaaaaacccaTGGAagttggcagacaggttggaatctgctgccattaggatgaaAGTCACATGGCACGGGGGCACTTTCACATGAAAtattgctgcatagctcatataCACTTGCACATATGCACGCAAAACTCGATACACATTTAAAGCTCATTAAGCCAAATAACTTTCGCaagtcatgggctcaactcaaatGAAAATCATTTAATTTGGATCGTTTGCCAAAACGCAcccgatggattttgatatactcctcttagggaatttatacgatcgtCACCAAACCGGGCCTATGTGATCTAATGatattgaggatgcaaaattttagagggattttt is a genomic window containing:
- the LOC128513885 gene encoding uncharacterized protein LOC128513885, with the protein product MKAYEPWERGGAGSRFRDDRGNLITRTHYSAVHYSSVAEQKEREELEFMRKAGLQHQPEPAQANHRHRNLHHKPDRQLSQHGIYSSGIGSYPSDSHHCPKEHVENYRDELKQQAELAAEMKAYEPRGGEETWAPLMVDQGNLIIFSFTQPLPHAKAKFSKLQMLQHLLEQEKDRESLKQQIEEKQMMTAERRERLRLGMKRKVE